A part of Pseudomonas sp. HR96 genomic DNA contains:
- the fliI gene encoding flagellar protein export ATPase FliI yields the protein MKLERTSFGKRLSTYEANINLPRQPVLEGRLLRMVGLTLEAEGLRAAMGSRCVVINDDGYDAGSVEAEVMGFAGSKVYLMPVGSVAGIAPGARVVPVPDTGRLPMGMTMLGRVLDGAGRALDGKGGMKAEDWVPMDGPTINPLKRDPISVPLDVGIRCINGLLTVGRGQRLGLFAGTGVGKSVLLGMMTRFTEADIIVVGLIGERGREVKEFIEHSLGSEGLKRSVVVASPADDAPLMRLRAAMYCTRIAEYFRDKGKNVLLLMDSLTRFAQAQREIALAIGEPPATKGYPPSVFAKLPKLVERAGNAEAGGGSITAFYTVLSEGDDQQDPIADSARGVLDGHIVLSRRLAEEGHYPAIDIEASISRVMPSVVTPQHLGQAQQFKQMWSRYQQSRDLISVGAYVAGGDRDTDQAIALQPAMVRYLRQGLNDNESMQDSRERLAAVFTPVAPR from the coding sequence ATGAAACTTGAACGCACCAGCTTCGGCAAACGCCTGAGCACCTACGAAGCCAATATCAACCTGCCGCGCCAGCCGGTGCTCGAAGGCCGCCTGCTGCGCATGGTCGGCCTCACCCTGGAGGCCGAGGGCCTGCGCGCGGCCATGGGCAGCCGCTGCGTGGTGATCAACGACGACGGCTACGACGCCGGCTCCGTGGAAGCGGAGGTGATGGGCTTCGCCGGCAGCAAGGTGTACCTGATGCCGGTCGGCAGCGTGGCTGGCATCGCCCCGGGCGCCCGCGTGGTGCCGGTGCCGGACACCGGCCGCCTGCCCATGGGCATGACCATGCTCGGCCGTGTGCTCGACGGCGCCGGCCGCGCGCTGGATGGCAAGGGCGGCATGAAGGCCGAAGACTGGGTGCCGATGGACGGCCCGACCATCAACCCGCTCAAGCGCGACCCTATCAGTGTGCCGCTGGACGTGGGCATTCGCTGCATCAACGGTCTGTTGACCGTCGGCCGCGGCCAGCGCCTGGGCCTGTTCGCCGGTACCGGCGTGGGTAAATCGGTGTTGCTGGGCATGATGACCCGCTTCACCGAAGCCGACATCATCGTCGTCGGGCTGATCGGCGAGCGGGGTCGCGAGGTGAAGGAGTTCATCGAGCACAGCCTCGGCAGCGAGGGCCTCAAGCGCTCGGTGGTGGTGGCCTCGCCGGCGGACGACGCGCCCTTGATGCGCCTGCGCGCGGCCATGTACTGCACGCGCATCGCCGAATATTTTCGCGACAAGGGCAAGAATGTCCTGTTGCTGATGGACTCCCTGACCCGCTTCGCCCAGGCCCAGCGCGAAATCGCCCTGGCCATCGGCGAGCCGCCGGCCACCAAGGGCTACCCGCCGTCCGTGTTCGCCAAGCTGCCCAAGCTGGTGGAACGGGCCGGCAATGCCGAGGCCGGCGGCGGTTCGATCACAGCCTTCTATACCGTGCTGTCCGAAGGCGACGACCAGCAGGACCCGATCGCCGACTCGGCACGGGGTGTGCTCGACGGCCACATCGTGCTGTCGCGGCGCCTGGCGGAGGAGGGCCACTACCCGGCCATCGACATCGAGGCGTCCATCAGCCGGGTCATGCCGTCGGTGGTCACCCCCCAGCACCTGGGCCAGGCCCAGCAGTTCAAGCAGATGTGGTCACGCTACCAGCAGAGTCGCGACTTGATCAGCGTCGGCGCCTATGTCGCCGGCGGCGACCGCGACACCGATCAGGCGATCGCCTTGCAACCGGCCATGGTGCGTTACCTGCGCCAGGGCCTGAACGACAATGAAAGCATGCAGGACAGCCGCGAGCGGCTGGCCGCCGTGTTCACCCCCGTCGCCCCGAGGTAA
- the fliJ gene encoding flagellar export protein FliJ, whose protein sequence is MATSRAARLAPVVEMAEKVERSAVQRLGHFQGQVRLAETKLAELERFRSDYQQQWIANGSKGVSGQWLMNYQRFLNQLETAVAQQRKSLAWHENNLYTARTAWQQAYARVEGLRKLVQRYIDEARALEDKREQRLLDELSQRLPRHEQL, encoded by the coding sequence ATGGCAACCAGCCGCGCCGCCCGCCTGGCCCCAGTGGTGGAAATGGCCGAAAAGGTCGAACGCAGCGCTGTGCAGCGCCTGGGTCACTTCCAGGGTCAGGTGCGCCTGGCCGAGACCAAGCTGGCAGAACTCGAACGCTTTCGCAGCGACTACCAGCAGCAGTGGATTGCCAACGGCAGCAAGGGCGTGTCCGGGCAGTGGCTGATGAACTACCAGCGCTTTCTCAACCAGCTGGAAACCGCCGTGGCCCAGCAGCGCAAGAGCCTGGCCTGGCACGAGAACAACCTCTACACCGCGCGCACCGCCTGGCAGCAGGCCTACGCGCGGGTGGAAGGCCTGCGCAAGCTGGTGCAGCGCTACATCGACGAGGCACGGGCACTGGAAGACAAACGCGAGCAACGGCTGCTCGACGAGCTGTCCCAGCGCCTGCCGCGCCATGAGCAGCTGTAG
- a CDS encoding STAS domain-containing protein produces the protein MSVTSELSADGKTLTITVTGRFDFSAHQEFRLAYEKVNEHPRHFIVDLKGTTYLDSSALGMLLLLRDHAGGDHSDVHLVNVTPDVQKILAISNFDKLFKFEPSKGEGTR, from the coding sequence ATGAGCGTCACATCAGAACTGTCCGCGGACGGCAAGACCCTTACCATTACGGTCACCGGACGCTTCGATTTCAGTGCGCACCAGGAATTTCGCCTGGCCTATGAAAAGGTCAACGAGCACCCGAGACATTTCATCGTCGACCTCAAGGGCACCACCTACCTGGACAGCTCGGCGCTGGGCATGCTGCTGCTCCTGCGCGACCACGCCGGGGGCGATCATTCCGACGTGCACCTGGTCAACGTGACCCCGGATGTGCAGAAGATCCTGGCCATCTCCAACTTCGACAAGCTGTTCAAGTTCGAGCCGTCCAAGGGCGAGGGCACGCGGTAA
- a CDS encoding fused response regulator/phosphatase produces MEPFEPLTILIADDNVTDRLLLSSIVRRQGHAVVTAGDGQEAVDVFRHVRPHLVLLDAMMPVMDGFQAAREIKQLAGEALVPIIFLTSLTEEQALVRCLEAGGDDFLAKPYNQVILAAKIKAMDRMRRLQATVMEQRDQIARHHGYLLNEQRVAKAVFDQVAHSGCLSSPNIRYLQSPYALFNGDLLLAAFTPAGDMHILLGDFTGHGLPAAVGAMPLAEVFYGMTAKGYGLAETLREMNAKLKRILPVDMFCCATMLGVSFQRRTVEVWNGGMPDGYLLRQDSGEQVPLVSRHLPLGVLPPGRFEGGTEVYPMSEGDRLFLLSDGVIETSDGDDQQFGVERLCQVFSANRAQQRDPDRLFEDILQALEDFRGQARDDVSMVQITMVPANSLTPPALTYSDSGESSPLDWSLSFELRADTLKRFNPLPYLLQLLQEIHGLRSRGGALYSVLAELYSNALEHGVLGLDSQLKRDATGFAQYYEQRNERLTQLREGYVRLHLEVIPQPRGGGKLLIKVEDSGPGFDVGAVLARAAAERGLSGRGLNLVRQLSNSASWADDGRSVHVEFCWEALA; encoded by the coding sequence ATCGAGCCCTTCGAGCCCTTGACCATCCTGATCGCCGACGACAACGTCACCGACCGCCTGCTGCTGTCGAGCATCGTACGGCGCCAGGGCCATGCGGTGGTGACCGCCGGCGACGGCCAGGAGGCGGTCGACGTGTTTCGCCACGTGCGCCCGCACCTGGTCCTGCTCGACGCCATGATGCCGGTGATGGACGGCTTCCAGGCCGCCCGCGAGATCAAGCAGCTGGCCGGCGAAGCGCTGGTGCCGATCATCTTCCTGACCTCGCTGACCGAGGAGCAGGCGCTGGTGCGCTGCCTGGAAGCCGGCGGCGACGACTTCCTCGCCAAGCCCTACAACCAGGTGATCCTGGCGGCCAAGATCAAGGCCATGGACCGCATGCGCCGCCTGCAGGCGACGGTGATGGAACAACGCGACCAGATCGCCCGCCACCACGGCTACCTGCTCAACGAGCAGCGCGTGGCCAAGGCAGTGTTCGACCAGGTGGCGCACTCCGGGTGCCTCAGCTCGCCGAATATCCGCTACCTGCAATCGCCCTACGCGCTGTTCAACGGCGACCTGCTGCTGGCCGCCTTCACCCCGGCCGGCGACATGCACATCCTGCTCGGCGACTTCACCGGCCACGGCCTGCCGGCGGCAGTCGGTGCCATGCCGCTGGCCGAGGTGTTCTACGGCATGACCGCCAAGGGCTACGGCCTGGCCGAGACCCTGCGCGAGATGAACGCCAAGCTCAAGCGCATCCTGCCGGTGGACATGTTCTGCTGTGCGACCATGCTCGGTGTCAGCTTCCAGCGGCGCACGGTGGAGGTGTGGAACGGCGGCATGCCCGACGGCTACCTGCTGCGCCAGGACAGCGGCGAGCAGGTGCCGCTGGTGTCGCGCCATCTGCCCCTGGGCGTCCTGCCGCCCGGCCGGTTCGAGGGTGGCACCGAGGTGTACCCGATGAGTGAAGGCGATCGGCTGTTCCTGCTGTCGGACGGAGTCATCGAGACCAGCGACGGCGATGACCAGCAGTTCGGCGTCGAGCGCCTGTGCCAGGTGTTCAGTGCCAACCGCGCGCAACAGCGCGACCCCGACCGGCTGTTCGAGGACATTCTTCAAGCTCTCGAGGATTTTCGCGGCCAGGCTCGCGACGACGTCAGCATGGTGCAGATCACCATGGTCCCCGCCAACAGCCTGACGCCGCCGGCGTTGACCTACTCCGACAGTGGCGAGTCCAGCCCGCTGGATTGGTCGCTGAGCTTCGAGTTGCGCGCCGACACCCTCAAGCGCTTCAACCCCTTGCCCTACCTGTTGCAATTGCTGCAGGAAATTCACGGCCTGCGCAGCCGCGGCGGGGCGCTCTACAGCGTACTCGCCGAGCTTTACTCCAATGCCCTGGAGCACGGGGTGCTGGGCCTGGACTCGCAGCTCAAGCGCGATGCCACAGGCTTTGCCCAGTACTACGAGCAGCGCAACGAGCGCCTCACGCAACTGCGAGAAGGCTATGTGCGCCTGCATCTGGAGGTCATTCCGCAGCCGCGCGGCGGCGGCAAGTTGCTGATCAAGGTCGAGGACAGCGGTCCGGGTTTCGACGTCGGCGCGGTACTCGCGCGGGCCGCCGCCGAGCGCGGGCTGTCCGGGCGTGGCCTGAATCTTGTAAGGCAGTTGAGCAACAGTGCCAGCTGGGCCGACGATGGCCGCAGCGTCCACGTGGAGTTTTGCTGGGAGGCTCTGGCATAA
- a CDS encoding Hpt domain-containing protein → MSVIHLDEAVLGALQEVMEQEYPLLLDTFLSDSSARLKQLQRAADAEALSQAAHSLKGSSSNMGAVQLAELCRQLEQQAHQLSPAETAQLLQAITDEMVVVQRLYTEERQRFLS, encoded by the coding sequence GTGTCTGTCATTCATCTGGATGAAGCCGTACTCGGCGCATTGCAGGAAGTCATGGAGCAGGAGTATCCGCTGTTGCTGGATACCTTCCTCAGCGACTCCAGTGCGCGCCTCAAACAGCTGCAGCGCGCCGCCGACGCCGAGGCCTTGAGCCAGGCTGCGCACAGCCTCAAGGGCAGCAGCAGCAACATGGGTGCTGTGCAGCTGGCCGAGCTGTGCCGCCAGCTCGAGCAGCAGGCGCACCAGCTGTCGCCGGCCGAGACCGCGCAACTGCTGCAGGCCATCACCGACGAGATGGTCGTGGTGCAGCGCCTCTATACCGAGGAGCGTCAGCGCTTTCTGTCTTGA
- a CDS encoding flagellar hook-length control protein FliK, with amino-acid sequence MSLASNPLLQLTSVTTTPVTSTSPASKVLDANSDAASSFAELYAKHSQQAQAQADSSAARNADKAAAVRHDVPAAKDKTVADKPAVADSGKNLPAKASTVARADRNGTAGKSDKVAKADKPDASDPADKTSAASGSDASDATDKVAQAGDQDDDQASAASDAAPTDPSLLAAATPPEVKPEPAPAAVDASAQAPQAPQMLDPAVVASMMPAAATTPPPASATDSKASSEDPAPDALADLPAVRLALEQNAKAQGTTSAHAKTDDAAPGNANASTDASLVNGLAAQVVTQQGSDADAGKGGDKDFKSLLDDGLKDVKGASADTRMDNFANRLQNLTDATTAKTANAAPLSTALAMNQGGWSEGLVNRVMYLSSQNLKSADIQLSPAELGTLNIRVDMAPDQQTQVTFVSAHIGVRDALESQQGRLKEMFAQQGLGQMDVNVSDQSRNQQGQQQQADQASRAANSSRGGSSSDSGGVEGIDSSAGAAAAVAQSVVIGSSAVDYYA; translated from the coding sequence ATGTCCCTTGCGTCAAATCCATTGCTTCAGTTGACCAGCGTCACGACGACGCCGGTCACCAGTACCAGTCCTGCCAGCAAAGTGCTGGACGCCAACAGCGACGCGGCTTCCAGCTTTGCCGAGCTGTACGCCAAGCACAGCCAGCAGGCCCAGGCCCAGGCCGACAGCAGCGCGGCGCGCAACGCCGACAAGGCGGCGGCAGTGCGTCACGACGTGCCCGCTGCCAAGGACAAGACGGTCGCCGACAAGCCGGCGGTTGCCGACAGCGGCAAGAACTTGCCAGCCAAGGCATCCACCGTGGCCAGGGCCGACAGGAACGGCACTGCCGGCAAGAGCGACAAGGTGGCCAAGGCCGACAAACCCGACGCCTCGGACCCGGCCGACAAGACCAGCGCCGCCAGCGGCAGCGACGCCAGCGATGCGACTGACAAGGTGGCGCAGGCCGGCGATCAGGACGACGATCAGGCCAGCGCCGCCAGCGATGCCGCGCCGACCGACCCGTCCCTGCTGGCCGCCGCCACGCCCCCTGAGGTCAAGCCCGAGCCCGCCCCGGCGGCGGTCGACGCCAGCGCCCAGGCTCCGCAGGCCCCGCAGATGCTGGACCCTGCCGTGGTGGCGAGCATGATGCCGGCGGCGGCGACCACGCCACCGCCCGCCAGCGCCACCGACAGCAAGGCCAGCAGCGAAGACCCGGCGCCCGATGCACTGGCCGATCTGCCGGCCGTGCGCCTGGCGCTCGAGCAGAATGCCAAGGCCCAGGGCACCACCTCGGCCCATGCCAAGACAGACGACGCGGCGCCAGGCAATGCCAACGCCAGCACCGACGCCAGCCTCGTCAATGGACTGGCGGCGCAGGTCGTCACGCAACAAGGTTCTGACGCTGATGCCGGCAAAGGCGGCGACAAAGACTTCAAGTCGCTGCTCGACGACGGCCTCAAGGACGTCAAGGGCGCCTCGGCCGACACGCGCATGGACAACTTTGCCAACCGCCTGCAGAACCTAACCGACGCGACCACAGCCAAGACTGCCAACGCCGCCCCGCTGTCCACCGCCCTGGCGATGAACCAGGGTGGCTGGAGTGAAGGGCTGGTCAACCGGGTCATGTACCTGTCGAGCCAGAACCTCAAGTCGGCGGACATCCAGCTGTCGCCGGCCGAGTTGGGCACCTTGAACATCCGCGTCGACATGGCGCCGGACCAGCAGACCCAGGTGACTTTCGTCAGCGCCCACATCGGCGTGCGCGATGCCCTGGAAAGCCAGCAGGGTCGCCTCAAGGAAATGTTCGCCCAGCAAGGCCTGGGGCAGATGGACGTCAACGTCTCCGACCAGTCGCGCAACCAGCAGGGCCAGCAGCAACAGGCCGACCAGGCCAGCCGCGCGGCGAA